In Glycine max cultivar Williams 82 chromosome 10, Glycine_max_v4.0, whole genome shotgun sequence, the DNA window tatctgtTTATTGTTGTAGATGGTAGATTATGTGACAACTATTGTTATTCAGTTAGGACACGTTGATGGCACACTAAGCCCATGGGTGAGGTAGTTAGCTAGAGAAAGGACGAAGGAGAGAGAGTTTGGGGTAGCAAACGCAACGCAACGCAACGGTGAAAGAGTTGAATTGATTCATTTTCATATTCCACAACCATGGCGGTCCCATCCTCTTCTCTCACAAACAACAACATTCATTCTTATATATAAACACAACGAACGATACGAGGGAAAATCTCATCGCATCTCTCATTGTATTTGCCTTTGCACATCATCAACCACACTCAATCTCTTGCTTCATTCCCAAACCTCTTATTCCCCTCAAGTATCTACAAAGCtaaccttttttccttttttatcatcACTTCCAAGAGTTGAAAGATAAAAGCCTTGGCTTTCTTAGCTTCAACCAAATGCGATCCCCTTCTTGTAAGATTCCCATTCCCTTTCCACCCCATCCCTTTTCAATTCCGAtgcttcttttctctttttaagtCATTCTGTGACTAAAGGTGCTCGTTTTTTGTTCTCTTGTTCCGTTTTTTTCATCTGGGTATCTCCCCTTAACCTTTTTCTGGGTGGgtactttcttttctctctaatGTCTTTGGACTTACTGGGGGCgtatcctttttatttatttatttattttttaagttgctGCGTTTTTCACTATAAATGATACAAATTCCTCATTTTTCTGacattgaattttgaaattaattgattCAGTTTAATTTGTCAGTTGTGTTGGTGTTTGCAACCGTTTCTGAGATTcgattaacttttttaaaatcaatgttgttgttgtggatggGGTGTGTTTGTTCCACTTTTGGACCTTTGTGTTTATGATATTGATCTCCCTATTTCAACAAGCATTATGTGGGGTCCAGCTAACTGGGAATATCTGCATGAAGATAAAAATTCGCCAATTTTATGAGCACCCAAATGGAAAAATTGACCCTTTCTAAATATGCTTCTCGATGTTGCTAACatgctttttttgtttctttacttgcATGTGGGTTTCATTTCCAGAATTTCTGTAGGAAGGATATTTACTTGGCCTAGAGGTTGGTTTAGATACACAGAATCTAGAATTCCTTGGAGTGTGGTAGTGAATTGTGGTATTTAAAGATGGGGGATCACTTTGAGTTGCTGGTTGATCGATTGCTTACTGAGTCCACATTAGAAGCTGCACTTGAAAGCAGAAATAGGTCAATACTGGCTGCATCCTCTGCGGGGAATGATGCAAAAATTGATCTCAATTTGATGAAGATGGGTGTGGATGATATCAAATTTCCAGGGAAGGTGGTAGAATGCAGGATAtgtcatgatgatgatgaagattcCAATATGGAGACACCCTGCTCTTGTCGTGGTAGTTTGAAGGTTAGTTCTTTTACTGGTCTATATTCATAATCGTATGTTTTGATTTGTAAAAGTGATTAAGCCTTTTAATTTGTGTTGTTTTATTTGTAACATGAATACATGGTATCTGcgttttataaaattcaatggAAAACCAATTCTGTTGTAATGGACacatttttagtgattttaacGGGTTTCttatttataacaataaaaactaTTTGTGTTTGTAGTTCAGTTATATGGTTGCATTTGTAGAGGTGAAAACAATTACCATTTTAACATGTCAGTTACCAATTTAGTCATACAAGACCTCGCTTCCACCCAAGATAAACCCAAGGATTTTGATGAAATGCCAGGAAACAAAGATAATTTGATTAGTACACGCTGTGTTtgactctttattttattagttgcaCATATACTAACTGCAGATATTTTTCTAACTCTAACCGTTGTCTGGTCTTGATATAACTCTTTAAGGAGTAATTGCTGGATATCttgatcaaattttttatttttacctgcCAAAGCTAAGGCTTAAACTTTGTTCactttattgattatttttgcaGTACGCCCACCGCAGATGTATACAACGATGGTGTAATGAGAAGGGTGACACCACATGTGAGATATGCCACCAGGTAAACTTAAATTTGTTCTCATCCCTAATTCTCTTACTCTTTCTGCATACCTGGCAGCATCTGGATTGTTTGGGTTTTTGGGTATCATtttatatcttatcttttcacCTGATTTGGTTAATTGGTTATTTTCCCTATATTGTAAATTTCAGCAATTCAAGCCTGATTAATGATTATACTGCCGTGGGTAGTCCTTATATTTGTCATATTGTTTTTCACCTGAATTGGTTACAAGTGATGATTTTTCTATATTGTAAATTTCAGCAATTCAAGCCTGGCTATACTGCTCCTCCACCACTATTTCAGTTTGGACGTATTCCAATGAGTTTTAGGTAATTTCCATgcaatattcttatttttcccCCATAAGTTATTTGGTGAACCTTGTTTTTACCTTTCAATTTTCCAATGTGCCCCCACTGATTTCAGGGGAAATTGGGAGATTTCAAGAAGAGATTTGAATAGTACTCATTTGGTTAGCATGGTCCCCACTGATCAGAACCTTACCACTTCTAACTATGATCAGTATTCAGCCTCTGCTACTGGAAGTTTGATTTGCTGTCGTTCAATTGCTGTCATTGTAACCTCTCTTCTCTTATGCACGTATGCCACTATGCCTTTACACCTACTGGCTATGACAATTTCCTAATCTTCATTGCTTTTGTACAGTTCATGGTTCTTCTGATTTTAAGACATACACTTCCCCTTGTAATCAGTGGAAACAAGGAGTATTCTTTCCCACTCTTTTTGGTACGTTTTGCATAATTCTACTTATAATTTTAGCAAGCACATAGATCGTACTCTTACTTACCAAGGTTTATTCAATTTAATGGAGTTTTGATAGCTGATGTTATTTCGGACTGCGGGAGTTGTTCTTCCTATATACTTCATGGTTAGAGCAGTTGCATTAATCCAGCGGCATCGGAGACAAAATCGAGTAAGTCTCTACCTCTTACTCTACCATGGGTTAACCCTTTGTCTCTTTCCCATGATTCAGATTCACTATATCATATGAATCATCTAATTACATATAATGAAAGTCTCTTGTATTTTTGCTTGGCAATTTGTAACTGTTAGGAGCATCTTAATGCCTCGGCCAGTTCATCTGACGATGAAAGTGAGCAAGCAGATTTGCAGTCTCAGCCTCAGCCTCATGTCATACATGTACTGTAAAAATATCGTAGCCAGTAGCCACCTGAAGTAAATGAATTATGAAAAGCTCTTGCCTTGAGATGCTGCACTTTGTCTTctgattttttatgtaaattagaTGGGGACAACTTCCCCGAGAACCTCGAGTTTGCTAAGGGATGGGGACACTGAAATCCAGATGTGCAACAGTTGTTGTAGCTCTCATAAGAGGCATTGCATGCCACTTGTGTTACCAAGTCCCTTTGCTATAACCTACTCTTCGGGAAGTCTTGGCAGCAGCAAGTTAtacatttacatttctgtttctGCTTACTGATTGGAATTGTTCAGATGTATAGatagaaatttatatttaaatagagaaaattacAAGGGTAGATATGAAAAATGGATGACTTGTATATATTGCAATGAAAGTTAGGTAGGGTACTTTTGGGGCATTAATTTCACTATAGGATGCATGCTAGCTTCTTCTGTCTTCTTTTGAGTTTCATATTACTTGTATGGCCAGgtcattaattaatgaaaagcCATAGAAAGTGACATTGTATATGCAGTAATATTCACTTGGCATCCTTGTCAGTCACTAGTTGAAACTCATTATCCAGGGTCTAGATATGCATGTTTGCATGTCTCTTTTTCAACTCTAGAATAGCCCTCCAATTGATATAAACAATAGTCAATAGTCAATAGACCCTCGGTAATCTCTTGATTTCCTCATTATCGTTGCATTTAAGTCCTATTCTGATTCATTGTTACCTTggtctgttttcatttttttctttagtcCTTCGTTACCAAATTCTGCTAGCTATCCTCTACTTTACTATATGATTCTCCCAGCCAAAGGAATGACCACTTCTAGCACCACTCAAGTTACAGCACCCAAAAACTGCCACTGGAACCAAAgttcaaaatgatattttattctttcaaatttcaatcctGATAAttccattgttttttattttctcaatagaactctatttcaaaaaaattaacgggtttactataatatttttaaaatttgctaTTGGCTGACATTTAGGACATTATAAATGTTATTCTTTCAAGTATTTTTGGTATaagtttctaattaaatttgaagTTTCGTCTCAGTAACTTATACTGAaatttaatgcatttttttacTATGCATGTTATAGAAATACAATTTCAATATAAAAGTATTGCCACAAAAACCTAAATATCTGCCATCTAAAATTTGtcttaataaaaatcatttacagATGATTACGTCTTGCAGATTTGAAGTAATTCAATAAGTAGCATGGATGATggaactaataaaattaaattaaattaaaccgcGGAAACCTTTTAGAAAACTGAACCGAACCAAAGAGACCCATCAAATGAAAATCTTTTAGACTTTTGTGATTTCATTCAAATGTTCAGTAAAAGTGAACCAGACAATAATGTAATTCATGCTTTATAGCTTATACAGTTACTTtgatattgaaaaaataatcccaaattacaaaacaaaaatgttacaTGTCATGTGCTCCTTTACCCCAAATTCGTTACATGTCATGTGCTCCTTTACCCCAAATTCCTAGGTTGTATAGTAGATGTGAACTCAACGccaaaaaagtgaaagaaaatagCACTGATCAGTAATGGTCTCCAAATCAAGAATTGTATTCTGTACATTCTATTAAGGATAGATTCAAAAAGGAACTTTTGCAAGACTCTTTGGAGTGAGACCATAATAATTGGATGCCTATAAAAGCTGCTATGCACCTCATATGCCTTGAAGTGTACTTGTCTACAATTCCTACTAAAACGTTCTTCTAGGCCTGAAACATTatgcaaacaaaacaaaaaataagttattaataTGAAGAATCTCTCAACAACTCGAGAACACAATCTCTCTCTCCttattccccccccccccttttaatTCTTCAGGACCCAGTCATTAGTTAATTTTGAAAGAGTTCATTACCCTCCTAATTATCAAATGTTCTTTAAAGAGTGTAGGTGGTGAAAATACTTCCGACTCTTTTGCTGTGAACGCCAGTAGCAAGCAAGTGCTCCAAAAGCACAGCTAGCAACAGCAATAGCCAATGCAGCTCCCACAGGCACCACAATTGCATTAGTTGCTACTATTAATTCTTCAACAGCTCCTTCCCTTCCGTCATTTCCGACAATACTCCTGTCCTTGTACAGAGATGCTAGCATTTTACCGTAGTAATCAGTCAAAAACTTAAAGACCTCATCTTGGTTCCATTCCATTTTGTTGTTCCTCTGGTCAAAACTTACATAACAGGAAGAGCAAAGCTGCTTCTGTGGCCAAATTGTCTTTGGGAATTTGGGGTCAGCAGTGTCTAGGGATGCTTCTTCTTTCATCAATCTCTCGTTTACCTTGTTATGGGAACTCCACAACCAGAGAGCAAAGTCACGGGCTTTGTTGAAAGGACTAGAAACGCTGCGAATTGAATTCAAAATTAGAAGAGTCGAAAGAAAAGGACCTTGAATGATATTGGCATTAGTAACTATCAATTCCCTTACCTTGAACACATCTTATAGAAATGTTGTCGGCATTCCTCACAGATGAAGAAGTTGTGAACAAAATCACATATTGCATTAAATGTAAACTGGCTCTCTCCATCATCAATCCTCACAGAGAGTGAATGCAGAAGAACCCATAAACCACAACTGTAATAACAGAGAGATAAGACAGGCTATCCAGTGAAGATATGTCATGGAGATGGTTTGcagaaatgttttaaaaatcagATTGATCAGAGCCGGAAATAatcaactatatatatttttaatattatactaataatatattatgtaataaacaaacacaaccataaaaaataaagttaggtaaaattttaaattagcatGAAATAACCATATTATATGTCCCAtaagataaacaaaatcaataagCTAAAGAATATCAACCTGTAAGTAAACATCATATACAAGGACCTTTGTAACTTggcatgttattttttattttttgattcgTAGGAATTGAGCTCAGGTACTAGATAGTTTACAACAACTCACATGCACTGCTCAATCAACAGAGCTAGACCCCTTAGTACTTGTCATTTTATTTGACTAAAACAATAGTTCTAGTTgaatagaaaaataagaaataaaaaaaaatacagttcAAACAAGTTCATGACTGGCCAAATTAACAAGTTTTGGTTAAATGGACAAACACCTGACCAATTCACCGGGTTTTCAGTCAAATCAGCTGGTCCAATCTGGTTTGTAATCAATGGCTTGCAGTCAATGCACAATCTAAGGTTTACTTAGGTAGGTCTTAATCCTTGGTATATACACATTTCTTTTCATACAAAAATAGTCACAGATCAAAATATCATATGTGACAGGAGTGAAACGACTCAGTGGGAtaccaacttaattttaaatgaaaacaaggGTAGTTGATATGAGGAAGTTGAATATGTTGATTGGATATGGAACTAGACAAAACATGGAAGGTAAAGTATTACCTAAAGCCTCTGGTTTCATTCTTACTGCCACGGCAGAACATctgcaaaagaaaaatcaaataaatcaaaacaatCAGGAATGTTCTCATGCAAAGTAAATTCAAAGTTTAATTAGTGAAGACAACATtatgaattataataaaatgtaCTTAACacaatatgcatgtatgtatgtAACTTCATCTTCAAATCCCATTGAACATAGGCTTAGAAAAAGAGAATACAACAACTCCCCAAATAAGTCATAACAAGCTTTTATTTTTCGCAATGATTACAAGATGACTATATTATTGGCAGTTATATGATTCTTTGTAGGGGTAATTGCCAAGCTAGAATGAAGTTTGTTCATTTACAAGAAATGAGCAGTTAACAATAGAATCTTCCAGATGGGGAAGTTTGACAATTTTACAGTTATATAGTGTATGTGGagatgaatgtctatattttccAGGATTTTCCCTTACATttgttacacacacacacaaaaaaaataaaaaagggtgaAAGTTTTCCATGCAGAAGCATTATATGCAACCCATTATGCAGTCTTATGGTGTAGTTGGGGAGGGTTACCCATGTTTTCCAGGTTTGTCCCTTACACTTGTTACATGATATGAAAATGTTTTGGCCTTCTCAAGATTGTTTCAAGGGAATTTTCACTACTGAAAGTGAAAAGCATAGAAATTGGACACTTTGGTTGTATTTTTCACCTACTTTGGCTCActgctttccttttctttttaggaGACCCTAGACATACTTTCATCTTCTTCTGTCTCCCTCTCTGCTTGCTGACCAGGATTGGATGATGATAGGAACTTAATTTACTTTAGATTAACGGAGGAAATACTCAGATACCAGTGCTCTGAACACAAGATGCAAAAAGTATAGAAAGCAAGTCAGAGAAGGAAAAGTTCTCAGCATGTTGCAACAGCCACCCACAACTACCTAAAGGATTGCCTACCTCTCATGGGAAAGCCTTGAGGACAAATCATGACATACACACAAGTATACAAAATAGAATGGCTCATtgacattaaaaattatttcttttctcaAAAACAGGTCTGCTTGCAAATACTTCATAACAAGTAATGATATGAGATCCAACTCTAGTAACAattcaacaataatataatgtgctaactttaataaaagaataGACTATTCATAAATTCGGGTTACTGAGAACAGACCTTTCAAAGATTCATCTAATAACAGTAGCCAACAGAAGTTGAGTGTTGACTATATTATAGACATTAGACATTAGACAATACAAATACAAAAGCCAACAGAAGTACATTACAGAAATGTCTAAAAGGTTTAATACAAGATTGAGATCCTACCCAGTATCCACGAGGCACATCTTTTCCACAAATCTTTAGGTTCCTAACTGAACTCTTATCATCTTCCTGCTTATTAGTTGACCCAAAATCTGTTGGGTACAAGTCATCAAAGCTCACAAGAAATTCAGCAGTACCCTTCCggcatctgaaaaaaaaaatataacacaaaaaaaatgacacTAAATACAGGGCAGAGAAGAAAGGATCAGACGGATCAGTAAAAGGTTCATCTTACCTCCTAGAAGGATGATGAGCTGCTAAAAGCTGAAGAAACTTTATAAGTGAAGCACGAGTTCCCGGTTTTATCATCTGCCAAACAGAAAGTATTTGTACTAACATCTAAAAGGACCAAAAGAATGAGCACAAAAGACCAAtcagggaaaataaataatctacCTTGTGCTCTAAGATGATGTCAAAAGCTGTAGAAGTTGCCTCTTCGACATCATAGATAGCTCTTGCAATCTATCCAAGTCATGCATACCATATAAGTCAGTACCTTCAAATATAAAACGAAAGGAAATCAAATATGTGGGCGTGTGAAGAAAAGGACCTGCCCAGGGTCTGATACATTGGATGAAAGAagctcattttgaaatttctgatcATCCAGGCCAAATGAACTGCAACATATGAACATTATAAGTTGCACATAATTTCCATCAGATTTAAGCAAAATATATGATGACAATTTTCAGGTTCCATCAGAGGCAATTGAAATGCTTCCTCATAATTCTAGACTATTGCACTTGGAACTTTGATTTTTCCATACTACCTATTGTCTAGTTTGTAGTCCATTATATGTCTACAATGTTGATAACCAAAATTCATATACATCATCtggtttaaataaaatattcaccTACCATTTCATAACTGTATCaacaatgaatttatttatacCTCATACCTGCCTAATTGCTTGTTGATCCAATTAAGCAACCGATCAGCAGTGCGTGCATCATCAATCACACGTATATCACTTTTCTCTTGTTTAGGTTCCCAACCAGCACCCACAAATTTAGAAGGAGAGCCCCAAAAAAGCATAGGATAATGACCAACAGAAAACTTATCACATAGCTTAGTATTTATCTGTGCTGCCAAAAAATTGAACAGAAAGGTACAAATCACCAGGGCATgtttagtataaaatataagCATTAAACCTCACCGTAAGTCCTTATCCTTATTAAGAAAGTAAGATAAGATGCACGCACCTTTGATGCACAATCAACCCTTGTCATTAATACGATTCCTGGATGCACTGCATCAGGTCCATTAAATAATCTGGCGACCTTTTCGTAGTGAGGCTGCAGTAAAATTCCAGTGAGATAATAATGATGAGTTGAAATATTCATTGAAAAAAAgcccaataaattaattattctttttagcaAATAATACCTTATAATTTCTGCACGCAGGGCACCTGTCAGAGAAGAAAGGGTCACAACAGAAATGAGAATTTCTTATAAGTTGAggtgtatattaattttatttcagagAAATAATCCCACATTTTTGCCAGTTTTCAAAGAGAGCTTTtgggaaataaaatattattttctagaaATATTGAAATAATCTTTGATCAAACATGCaccaaattgattttaaattttcaacctATTTGAGAAGTTGGATTCATTATACTCTCCTATGAGTTTATTCAAATTAACTCATAGAGGTATGAAAGAGGAGGAAACAAAGTGAATGGAACAAAAAAAGACCATTTTCAATTGAAGCCTTGATAGTTGATACTATACCACACTGTATTATGCCTTTTTTTAACCCTTTACTACTCATAGCATCAATTGCACAAACAAACCATGAGCTCCCCTGACTGTTTCTCTACAGCTCCACTTACCTTAACTGGACTACTAGTAACAATAGAAAACACCACCTCTCTGTAAAAAGCAAACTCAACAAACCAATCAACCAAATTTCCAAAACCCTTCCATTAATATACATCATGAATCCATCGCCCTTCACTACTATTACTGCAGATCCAATTTGCAGATCAAAGGGCATCCCTCCTTTCCATCAAATAACCCagaacaaaaaaacaaataaaaagcaCTCCTACCCTTAAAGTAAAATCCACAAAAACCCGAACTTTATAACACCCAGAAGAGAGTTCAAACAATTCTACGACCAGAAACACATAAAATACAACAACTTAATAGAAATCATAACTACTAACCAATGGGCAAAGAATTCAACAACGGCGAAAGTAGCAGGGGTGTCCTTGAGAAGAGCATCGAAATTCGTGGCGTTCAGCTCAACGGCATAATCGGGATGATCACCACCACCACTTTTGCCTTTGTCGTTAACCTCTCGAAGGATCGAACGGCGCGACGCGAAGGAATAAGAAGACGACATAGTCGCAGAGCAGCACACGGAAAGCATGCACAGATAGAGGCCCAAATGTAAATACATCATCCCAGAAATGGAAAAAACGGGGCGGAACATAGGAGATAGAGGATTAGGGTTTTGAAGGGTATTGGCCGAAAATTGAAGAGAAGCGAGATTTTTTGAAGGAGAGAGAAATGGATCTGTTTGTTAATTAcagatttctttttttctctagtTTAGTTGTAACTGTAAGTAgatgttgtgtatgtatgtatgtatgtatgtatatgagATTGGATTTTGATTTGATGGGGTGTCGTTGGGGAGGGAGGGGAAAGGTGAACCAGAAAAGGGCGAGAACTACGTTTGCATAAGCTTTGCTTCGGATCGGAGATGGCGGAAAGAAACACTTCTCTCCATTCTAAACCTTGAATCTTCTTTCCTCTGTCACCTATGTTTTTTTGTCGCCAAACatcaaatatcaatttttaaaaaaatattaataataatataaactcaaataaaagataaaaatgttaacatcaatctataataataaataactataatttttattttcctttagcTTGGAAGAGTgaaattttcttgattttaaattatcataatatCTAGACCTGgctcttttcttttctgttttagtagagattttataatataattacctCTCTTAAATTTTTCAATCTAACTAGAAGACGATATACTTTGATATCTGTAAACTTAATAAGttgttccatttttttgttacaaattcTTCCAATTTAAATtgagagtatatatatatatatatatatggaatgaTATGGGCAAAGCGCCAtagaactaaattaattattattcaaaaaataaatagttatatcGTATCCTTTATAAAAAACAGTTTTTAGTTAAATCTGGGATTGAGAAAAAGCTACTAGTCAAACCATATTTTGCAAAGGAATTTGTTAACATGTTTGACTCCCTAGAAACATGAATCACACTATTAAGTTGAAAAGTCAAACTGGATAAAAGGAGTGTCAGCACATAAGTATTCGTTATTTTAAGAGCCTCCAAGCAACCAAATTCTGAAATAATCTTCTTGCAGCTTCTTCCACCATTCTCAACACAAAAAACATTACCCAAACTTCCGCTTCAAGAA includes these proteins:
- the LOC100792834 gene encoding sulfhydryl oxidase 2 isoform X2; translated protein: MFRPVFSISGMMYLHLGLYLCMLSVCCSATMSSSYSFASRRSILREVNDKGKSGGGDHPDYAVELNATNFDALLKDTPATFAVVEFFAHWCPACRNYKPHYEKVARLFNGPDAVHPGIVLMTRVDCASKINTKLCDKFSVGHYPMLFWGSPSKFVGAGWEPKQEKSDIRVIDDARTADRLLNWINKQLGSSFGLDDQKFQNELLSSNVSDPGQIARAIYDVEEATSTAFDIILEHKMIKPGTRASLIKFLQLLAAHHPSRRCRKGTAEFLVSFDDLYPTDFGSTNKQEDDKSSVRNLKICGKDVPRGYWMFCRGSKNETRGFSCGLWVLLHSLSVRIDDGESQFTFNAICDFVHNFFICEECRQHFYKMCSSVSSPFNKARDFALWLWSSHNKVNERLMKEEASLDTADPKFPKTIWPQKQLCSSCYVSFDQRNNKMEWNQDEVFKFLTDYYGKMLASLYKDRSIVGNDGREGAVEELIVATNAIVVPVGAALAIAVASCAFGALACYWRSQQKSRKYFHHLHSLKNI
- the LOC100792304 gene encoding uncharacterized protein; this translates as MGDHFELLVDRLLTESTLEAALESRNRSILAASSAGNDAKIDLNLMKMGVDDIKFPGKVVECRICHDDDEDSNMETPCSCRGSLKYAHRRCIQRWCNEKGDTTCEICHQQFKPGYTAPPPLFQFGRIPMSFRGNWEISRRDLNSTHLVSMVPTDQNLTTSNYDQYSASATGSLICCRSIAVIFMVLLILRHTLPLVISGNKEYSFPLFLLMLFRTAGVVLPIYFMVRAVALIQRHRRQNREHLNASASSSDDESEQADLQSQPQPHVIHVL
- the LOC100792834 gene encoding sulfhydryl oxidase 2 isoform X1; the encoded protein is MFRPVFSISGMMYLHLGLYLCMLSVCCSATMSSSYSFASRRSILREVNDKGKSGGGDHPDYAVELNATNFDALLKDTPATFAVVEFFAHWCPACRNYKPHYEKVARLFNGPDAVHPGIVLMTRVDCASKINTKLCDKFSVGHYPMLFWGSPSKFVGAGWEPKQEKSDIRVIDDARTADRLLNWINKQLGSSFGLDDQKFQNELLSSNVSDPGQIARAIYDVEEATSTAFDIILEHKMIKPGTRASLIKFLQLLAAHHPSRRCRKGTAEFLVSFDDLYPTDFGSTNKQEDDKSSVRNLKICGKDVPRGYWMFCRGSKNETRGFSCGLWVLLHSLSVRIDDGESQFTFNAICDFVHNFFICEECRQHFYKMCSSVSSPFNKARDFALWLWSSHNKVNERLMKEEASLDTADPKFPKTIWPQKQLCSSCYVSFDQRNNKMEWNQDEVFKFLTDYYGKMLASLYKDRSIVGNDGREGAVEELIVATNAIVVPVGAALAIAVASCAFGALACYWRSQQKSRKPRRTF